In a genomic window of Lepisosteus oculatus isolate fLepOcu1 chromosome 3, fLepOcu1.hap2, whole genome shotgun sequence:
- the btf3 gene encoding transcription factor BTF3, translated as MKETIMNQEKLAKLQAQVRIGGKGTARRKKKVVHRTATADDKKLQFSLKKLGVNNISGIEEVNMFTNQGTVIHFNNPKVQASLAANTFTITGHAETKQLTEMLPSILNQLGADSLTSLRRLAEALPKQSVDGKAPLAAGEEDDDEVPDLVENFDEASKDEAN; from the exons ATGAAAGAAACAATCATGAATCAGGAGAAACTAGCTAAGCTGCAGGCACAGGTCCGCATTGGTGGCAAG GGGACAGCTCGCAGAAAGAAGAAGGTTGTCCACAGAACAGCAACTGCAGATGACAAAAAACTTCAGTTCTCTTTGAAGAAATTGGGGGTCAACAATATCTCTGGTATTGAGGAG GTGAACATGTTCACAAACCAGGGGACTGTCATCCATTTCAACAACCCGAAAGTGCAGGCATCTCTGGCCGCCAACACCTTCACTATCACAGGGCATGCTGAGACTAAACAGCTGACAGAGATGCTGCCCAGCATCCTGAACCAGCTGGGTGCAGACAGCTTGACTAGCCTGAGGAGACTGGCTGAGGCTCTGCCCAAACAAT cTGTGGACGGGAAAGCACCACTAGCTGCTGGTGAGGAAGATGATGACGAAGTTCCAG ACCTTGTGGAGAATTTTGACGAGGCATCAAAGGATGAAGCAAACTAA